In the genome of Dyadobacter fermentans DSM 18053, the window TTTAGAGTATTGGCGGTCAATCAATCAGTCACGCTATGATGAAAAATCTACGGTTCCGATTGTTCGTTTTCTCGCTGTTAATCTGGTTTACGCCGTTAACTTATGCCAACCACATTGTCGGGGGCGAGCTGCAAATGCGGCCGTCGGGAGGCGCCGGTCGGTACGAAGTGACATTGATCCAGTTCTGGGATCAGAACAACCTGACCATCCCCCGCCCCAACGTTTCCGGCAACCGCGACGAATTTGCGAATTTGTACATTTACCAGAAAAGCAATAAGAGCTATAAAGCGACCGTCACCGTAGATTATCTCAAAACGGAACAGCTTACTTACCAGAACCGCGCTTGCGCTAGCATCCGGTCACTCAACACATCCATCGGTTATTACAGAGGAAGCATCTACCTCGATCCGGCGAAATTCAATCATCCCGACGGATATTTTATTGTTTGGGAACGCTGCTGCCGAAATGACGATATCAATAATATTGAAGATCCAGGCGACAGCGGAATGGTATTTTACCTGGAATTCCCTCCTGTGACCGTTGCTAATTCTTCACCCGTTCTCGTCGAGCCAAACGGACAGTACATTTGCAGCAACCGGTCGTTTTCGATGAATATGAGTGCGACCGATGCCGATGGTGACGAGCTTCGTTACTCGATCGCCACTCCGATGCGCGGCAATACCGACCCGAACAAGTCTATTGGCGACAGCCTTTCCAAAAGTTCCTACCCGCTGGTGAGCTGGTCGCGTGGTGTGAGCATCACCAATGCCATCCCCGGCCCAGGTCCGCTGCGGGTAGATGCCACAGGTAAGGTCACGGTCACGGCCGGCGCACTCGGGCTGTATGTATTCACCGTTCAGTGCGAGGAATTTAGAAATGGCAGGCGGATCGGGGTGGTAAGGCGTGATTTTCAGCTGCTTGTAATTGATTGCAACGACGATCAGCCCGAGCCACCTGTGATCAGGCAGAATGGCAATGCTGTTGCCGAAGTGACTTTTTGTCCGGAAATGCCGGTGGAATTGAGCACGGACGATGCCGTGGATTGGTCGTACCAATGGCAACTGAATGGACTCAATATTTCCGGTGCGACGTCGGCGACCATTATGGTCAAAGATTCGGGAAGCTATTCGGTCGTGAAGAGTTATACCAAAAAGTGTTCACGCGATACGGCGTCTTCGGTAGTCCGGGCCACATTTGCCGAGCCGGTTGCCGCGGTGATATCTTATGGTAAGTCAACGATTTGTGTGGAAGATTCAACCGTGCTGCTGGCCAACGATGGTTTGATCGGCGCAGAGCAGACCTTAGTCTGGTACAAAAACGATGTGCAGCTGGAAGTGACAGACCCAATGCTGACTGTGCACGAACCGGGTCTATACGTCGTCGCGATTGATGATGAAGTTCCCGGCTGCCCGGGCAGGGACACCGTCGAGATTATCAGGGACGACTTTGCGGTCGCATTGCCAGATCGCAAGGCGATCCAGGAAGATGGCCGCGACTTCATCACTCCCGTCGTAACGCCCGAGGCTGCATCCTATTCTTTCGCCTGGTCGCCGGGCGACGGGCTGTTGTCGGCGCAGGACGAAAAGGTCGCGCTTATTACCCCGGTCCGGGAGGAGGAGCTCTATCACCTTACGGTTACATCAGCCGCTGGTTGCACCGTCGAGGATAGTGTGCTCGTGTACATGATGAAGCGGATGTACATCCCTTCATCGTTCACACCCAACGGCGACGGCCGGAATGATACTTTCGAGATTTTCAATGCGCGTGAGCAAATTGTACTAATGCGAATCTACAATCGCTGGGGCGAGCTGATTTACAAGACCGAGGGTTATGAGCATCCTTGGGACGGCACTTATCGTAATGTTCCGGTGCCGGCGGGCAGTTATCCTTATATTATCAGCACGGAAGCGCAGGAAATTCAGGGAACAGTGCTTCTTTTGAAGTAATTGTGTCGAAATTGAATTTCCCTTCCGCAGTTTGTCACCCCTGTTTAAACTCCTGAAAAGTGCCATCTGAGTAGAAAATAAGCACTTTTTCGATCTTCTTCTCTTGTAAAACCACCGGTTTCTCTTTCACGACATTCGTTTGTGCGGGCTGCGGCGCAGCAACGCTTCTTTTGCGCGATTCTAAGACCGGTTCGTTGGCCATTGCGGGCAGCGGTTCGTCGTCGAGAATCCATTGAATGCCCAGATCGGGGAAGCGCTTCACAATTTTCTGGACCATGTCCAGGCTAGGCTTGTTTCTTCCGGCCAGTATATGAGACATGCTCGATCGCTGTATACCTATCTCGTCCGCAAACAACGATGGGGTGATATTTTTGTCAACTAGTATCTGTTTAATCTTCTCCGTCAAGTCCATTTCAGGTATTACATTTATAAATGCAAATGTAAATTTATTAAAAACTGTTCAATTTTAATAATGCAATTATGTAAACTATCACAATTTTACAATTATAAATTAAAACCGAAATCGAATTATTCACGGATGTAAATTGGCTTATCGTAAAAGGAACGCCTGTTGCAGAAACTAAATGCATTCTAAAAGCCATGTTGAATGGTAGCATTCCGCTGAAAAAAGGCAGATTGGGCAAAAAATAAGAGCGGCATGACGAATCATGCCGCTCTGAGAATGCGCTATTTGGATGTGTCTCCAGGAAACTACACGGCTACGCTATTGTCGCGTAGTGCGTCATTCAGGGAAGTTTTGAGATCCGTGCTTGGTTTGCGCTTGCCGATGATCAGGGCGCAAGGGACATGATAGGTTCCCGCCGCAAATTCTTTGGGTAGCGTTCCGGGGATAACTACGGAGTCTTCCGGCACGTAACCTTTGTACTCTACTGGTTCGCTGCCTGTTACATCGATGATTTTTGAGCTGCCTGTAATCGTAACACCGGCACCGAGAACCGCTCTTTTACCAACGCGCGCACCTTCGACAACGATACAGCGCGAACCAATGAACGCGCCATCTTCTATAATAACGGGAGCTGCCTGGACGGGTTCGAGCACCCCTCCTATTCCTACGCCTCCGCTCAGGTGAACGTTCTTGCCGATCTGAGCACAGCTACCGACAGTCGCCCAGGTATCGACCATTGTTCCTTCGTCGATATAGGCACCAATGTTCACATAGGACGGCATTAGCACAACCCCCTTGGAAATGTAAGCACCATATCGCGCAACGGCCGGCGGCACCACGCGTACGCCTAGTTGCTCGTAGCCTGATTTTAGTTTCATTTTATCATGGTACTCAAAAATGCCAACTTCGCTAACATGCATTTGCTGGATGGGGAAGTAAAGGATGATCGCTTTTTTTAGCGCTTCGTTAACGATCCATCCGCCATTAGCATCCGGCTCGGCCACACGAAGCCTTCCCTTATCGACTTCCTCAATGATATCCCGGATAAAATTCTTTGCCGATTCATCTTTCAGTAATTCCCGGTTAGCCCAGTAATTTTCAATTTGTGCAGTGAAATCCATGTTAAAGTATAAAGTTAATTAAGTTCATTTAATGCGGTCTTATACAAGCAGTTACGCCAAGATAAAGTTCGTTATCCTGGTAATGGCGATCTAAGTAAATAACAAATCATCGTCAGGGGAACCGAGTCGCAATATTATAGGTTATAACTATACAAACAAAATATAAACACGCGTAATAGAAACACTATTTGAATTAGCAAAACTCAACGCGGGAATTACTAAATTTAAGTTTATTTCCTGCTAATTTTACTAAAATCAATGACATTTTCCACTTTATTTGCTTGTTCCTTTATATTTCCATCTATTACTTTTCATCCGCATACATTTTTATTAATATTGCGGCTGAAATAACCAATCTACCTTGATATGTCAAAAGTAAAAGTCGCAATCAACGGATTTGGCCGCATCGGCCGCCTTGTTTACCGTCAAATCTACAACATGGAGGGCATCGACATCGTAGCCATCAATGATTTGACCAGTCCAAAAGTATTAGCACATCTCCTCAAATACGATACCGCGCAAGGACGTTTCGACGCTGACGTTAAGCCTACCGATAACTCAATCGTTGTAAACGGCGAGAATATCGTTATCTATGCACAACGCGATCCTTCACAAATTCCCTGGGCACAACATGATGTAGACGTTGTACTGGAATGTACCGGTTTCTTCACCAGTGCAGAATCAGCAAGCGCGCACATCACTGCGGGTGCTAAGAAAGTTGTAATCTCCGCTCCTGCAACTGGCGATTTGAAAACCATCGTTTTCAACGTAAACCACAATATCCTGGACGGATCTGAAACCATTATCAGCGGCGCTTCTTGTACAACCAACTGCCTTGCCCCAATGGCACAGGTGCTGGAAGAGCAATTCGGCATCGTAAATGGTTTGATGACCACCATCCACGCTTACACTAACGACCAGAACACCCAGGATGCGCCACATCCAAAAGGTGACCTGAGAAGAGCGCGAGCTGCTGCTCAAAACATCGTGCCAAACAGTACAGGTGCTGCAAAAGCGATCGGTCTCGTGTTGCCATCATTGAAAGGCAAACTCGACGGATCAGCTCAACGCGTTCCTACGCTCACTGGCTCATTGACTGAATTGACGGCTGTTTTGGGTCGCGAAACTACTGTGGAAGAAATTAACGCCGCTATGAAAGCTGCCGCTAACGAAAGCTACGGTTACACAGAAGACGAAATCGTGAGCAGCGATATCATCGGTATCAGCTACGGCTCGCTGTTCGATGCTACGCAGACACGCGTTCAGAAAGTAGGTGACGTTCAGTTGGTTAGAACTGTTTCCTGGTACGACAACGAAATGTCTTACGTATCCCAATTGGTAAGAACAGTTTATTACTTCGCGAGCCTGATCAAGAAGTAACTGCTAGTCAAATACTGAAAAAGCCCGTTCTGGCATTGCCGGAACGGGCTTTTCTCTTTACTGGCGTCACCTAAACCAGCTGCGCTTTAATGTATTTGATCGTGTAACCCTTCGCTGTGAAAATTGCTTCGTAATGTGTACGCACGCCGTGATGCTCATCTAACAAATGCGAGTGATACAAGTCGTCGGTATGTTCGAGTATCCTGAATTTCGGGTCCTCGCTCAACGTCTGCAAACTGTATTCGTAAAAAAACGTGTTATCTGTTTTCACGAAAAACATCCCTCCCGGCTTCAAAAAATTGGCATACCTGCTCAAAAACGTGGGATTTGTGAGGCGATATTTCTCATAGCGGTTGCGAACCTGCGGGTCCGGATGAACGAGCCAGATTTCGCTTAGCTCGCCCTGGCCAAAAAACTCCTCGGAAAACTGGATGCCTGCCCGCAGAAATGCGACGTTCGTTAAATTCTGCTCGCTGGCCATGGCACTCCCCCGCGCAATGCGGTCGCCTTTGATGTCCACGCCAATGAAGTTCTTATCAGGGAACTTCGCGCCTAGACCGATCGTGTATTCCCCCTTGCCGCAGGCTAATTCCACGACGATCGGGTTCTCGTTGTTAAAGTAAAGTTTATTCCAATTGCCTTTGATTTCCGAATAAAGCGGTTTGCCCGCCTGCACTACATTGTCTGCTTCTTCACTAAACCTGTAAAACGCTAACTTTTTTCTGCCCATTATACTTGAATATGCTCTATAAATTCTCAATATCTGCTACGACGAATGTACTGCCTCCCACATAGATCGCGTCCGTCGGTGCGGAATCCCGTAATGCCGCTGCAAGCGCTTCTTTCACATTTCCGAAGGTTTCGCCTGCCAAGCCGCATTCCAGTGCCCTGGCCTGCAATTCCGGCGCTTTTAATGCACGCATGTTGGAAGGTTCGCAAAAATAATATTGCGCATCGCGCGGGAACAGCGAAAGCATGGTCGAAATGTCCTTATCACCGACAAACCCGATCACAAACCGCTTTTTACCTTTGCAAACGCTTTCAAATTGTGCCAGGGTGGCTGTGAGCCCGGCCGTGTTGTGCGCCGTGTCGCAATAGACATTGGGGGCCTGGCCCAATTGCTGCCACCGTCCCTTCAAACCCGTGATGCTTCCCACAGCGCGTAACGCACGGATGACGGCTTCATCGCAAATGTTCCAACCTTTCGACAAAAGGGCCTTTCTGGCGGCCCAAACGCCGGCAACGTTTTTCAATTGATAAGAACCGGTAAGGTCAAGAGCGAGATTTTCCGCCTCCAAATCACCCGACCCGCGGTTTTGGATATTCACCAGCATTAGTCCGTCGCGCATGCCCACGTATGTTACGTCGTACG includes:
- a CDS encoding gliding motility-associated C-terminal domain-containing protein, producing MMKNLRFRLFVFSLLIWFTPLTYANHIVGGELQMRPSGGAGRYEVTLIQFWDQNNLTIPRPNVSGNRDEFANLYIYQKSNKSYKATVTVDYLKTEQLTYQNRACASIRSLNTSIGYYRGSIYLDPAKFNHPDGYFIVWERCCRNDDINNIEDPGDSGMVFYLEFPPVTVANSSPVLVEPNGQYICSNRSFSMNMSATDADGDELRYSIATPMRGNTDPNKSIGDSLSKSSYPLVSWSRGVSITNAIPGPGPLRVDATGKVTVTAGALGLYVFTVQCEEFRNGRRIGVVRRDFQLLVIDCNDDQPEPPVIRQNGNAVAEVTFCPEMPVELSTDDAVDWSYQWQLNGLNISGATSATIMVKDSGSYSVVKSYTKKCSRDTASSVVRATFAEPVAAVISYGKSTICVEDSTVLLANDGLIGAEQTLVWYKNDVQLEVTDPMLTVHEPGLYVVAIDDEVPGCPGRDTVEIIRDDFAVALPDRKAIQEDGRDFITPVVTPEAASYSFAWSPGDGLLSAQDEKVALITPVREEELYHLTVTSAAGCTVEDSVLVYMMKRMYIPSSFTPNGDGRNDTFEIFNAREQIVLMRIYNRWGELIYKTEGYEHPWDGTYRNVPVPAGSYPYIISTEAQEIQGTVLLLK
- a CDS encoding helix-turn-helix transcriptional regulator, with amino-acid sequence MDLTEKIKQILVDKNITPSLFADEIGIQRSSMSHILAGRNKPSLDMVQKIVKRFPDLGIQWILDDEPLPAMANEPVLESRKRSVAAPQPAQTNVVKEKPVVLQEKKIEKVLIFYSDGTFQEFKQG
- a CDS encoding 2,3,4,5-tetrahydropyridine-2,6-dicarboxylate N-succinyltransferase, translated to MDFTAQIENYWANRELLKDESAKNFIRDIIEEVDKGRLRVAEPDANGGWIVNEALKKAIILYFPIQQMHVSEVGIFEYHDKMKLKSGYEQLGVRVVPPAVARYGAYISKGVVLMPSYVNIGAYIDEGTMVDTWATVGSCAQIGKNVHLSGGVGIGGVLEPVQAAPVIIEDGAFIGSRCIVVEGARVGKRAVLGAGVTITGSSKIIDVTGSEPVEYKGYVPEDSVVIPGTLPKEFAAGTYHVPCALIIGKRKPSTDLKTSLNDALRDNSVAV
- the gap gene encoding type I glyceraldehyde-3-phosphate dehydrogenase, whose product is MSKVKVAINGFGRIGRLVYRQIYNMEGIDIVAINDLTSPKVLAHLLKYDTAQGRFDADVKPTDNSIVVNGENIVIYAQRDPSQIPWAQHDVDVVLECTGFFTSAESASAHITAGAKKVVISAPATGDLKTIVFNVNHNILDGSETIISGASCTTNCLAPMAQVLEEQFGIVNGLMTTIHAYTNDQNTQDAPHPKGDLRRARAAAQNIVPNSTGAAKAIGLVLPSLKGKLDGSAQRVPTLTGSLTELTAVLGRETTVEEINAAMKAAANESYGYTEDEIVSSDIIGISYGSLFDATQTRVQKVGDVQLVRTVSWYDNEMSYVSQLVRTVYYFASLIKK
- the trmB gene encoding tRNA (guanosine(46)-N7)-methyltransferase TrmB, coding for MGRKKLAFYRFSEEADNVVQAGKPLYSEIKGNWNKLYFNNENPIVVELACGKGEYTIGLGAKFPDKNFIGVDIKGDRIARGSAMASEQNLTNVAFLRAGIQFSEEFFGQGELSEIWLVHPDPQVRNRYEKYRLTNPTFLSRYANFLKPGGMFFVKTDNTFFYEYSLQTLSEDPKFRILEHTDDLYHSHLLDEHHGVRTHYEAIFTAKGYTIKYIKAQLV